One Calliopsis andreniformis isolate RMS-2024a chromosome 9, iyCalAndr_principal, whole genome shotgun sequence genomic window carries:
- the LOC143183377 gene encoding uncharacterized protein LOC143183377 — MPRSSSSIRRRALSEFGAEVFYTSRIRSFSFAYSHQCISLGFLRCAYLLTQVDIPACRRSGPRAFSRNATGTPSSNDDDYRHCSVDAVASQSRWKSKPKLGKKRREIEGQAYFDQRQWIIVSRGTFDALDGTCLFRERKQKR, encoded by the exons ATGCCGCGGTCGAG CTCGAGCATTCGCCGGCGAGCGCTCAGTGAGTTTGGTGCGGAGGTGTTTTATACGTCGCGCATTCGATCGTTCTCATTCGCGTACTCTCATCAGTGTATCTC GCTCGGATTTCTTCGCTGTGCATATTTATTAACGCAAGTGGATATACCAG CGTGTCGGCGCTCTGGCCCGCGCGCGTTTTCCCGCAACGCGACTGGAACGCCATCGTCCAACGACGACGATTATCGCCACTGTTCGGTGGATGCAGTTGCGTCGCAGTCACGGTGGAAATCGAAGCCCAAGCTAGggaaaaaaagaagagaaatcGAAGGACAGGCATATTTTGATCAACGCCAGTGGATCATCGTTAGTCGAGGAACTTTCGACGCGCTCGACGGGACGTGTCTCTTTCGTGAACGTAAACAAAAACGTTGA
- the Spag1 gene encoding spag1 axonemal dynein assembly factor — protein MDANDTNIISAVKSDKKTLLERYDIPVEHLSYEYISECKDGKMLERIVTILRSGQEGFYPDLTRHAEERLAIVKPTSIILRKSEPIIKRSMLDPNECKEIDKDINNWTSEMQSREKDLEEGKAVLTEDPILQPDIRQFNNESLQQKNEITNSKSTSKVKRIASCDYAAWNKYDVDTELNKIDIRDEQKLAEAKRLQQKQKEITHKKKLEKNTIINRSSLTGTELNVMAEQEREKGNEAFRAGDYEEALEHYNTSIKIDSNILAYNNRAMTFIKLRRYQDAYEDCNFVISMDSTNIKALLRRAVALEHLEKSSQALIDYEAVLKLEPTNPAAIAGVKKLRKPSESRKVRMNIEEQKEITNEDPKLNEVLENKYREAQFQSKLNIENICYCNRVPGVSLNLSPRPHFKTNYCLENEEKFVVKNNNSKKSITAKNATFSLNSTNLLQEKRSSPPFTNPKSIFSCAMPSKRNNSVIIEELSSEPRSNNSADNKNKSSYKTTKEYNLNMSTANKQYDCESKRIYKLNAKNLNTEVSPTKIRIPDKYENKTSKSEKCNLKNIDNIENGYEFMRVWQSLKNDTNLEMHAQLLRSLNVDKLDAVLGNELDGNMFSIILHCLDQHFCTPDDTKLLNDFLKSFSQMKRFSILNMFLSTEDKQVIKNILNFLEEHGTSEVSSLRQIYCI, from the exons ATGGATGCGAACGACACGAATATAATAAGCGCCGTGAAATCCGATAAAAAGACATTGCTCGAGAGGTATGACATACCGGTTGAGCATCTCTCCTACGAATATATTTCCGAATGCAAAGATGGGAAAATGTTGGAGCGTATAGTAACTATACTACG TTCTGGCCAAGAAGGGTTTTATCCCGATTTAACGAGACACGCGGAAGAACGATTAGCTATTGTTAAACCGACTAGTATAATTTTGAGGAAATCCGAACCCATTATTAAGCGAAGTATGTTAGATCCGAACGAGTGCAAGGAAATTGATAAGGATATTAATAATTGGACGTCTGAAATGCAGTCTCGAGAAAAGGATTTGGAagaaggaaaagctgtattaACAGAAGATCCTATTCTTCAACCAGATATTCGGCAGTTTAACAATGAATCACTTCAA CAGAAAAATGAGATAACGAATTCAAAAAGTACTAGCAAAGTTAAACGAATTGCTTCTTGTGACTATGCTGCTTGGAATAAATATGATGTTGATACAGAATTAAACAAAATAGATATACGAGATGAACAAAAGTTAGCAGAAGCTAAAAGACTTCAACAAAAACAGAAAGAAATCACTCACAAAAAGAAgctcgaaaaaaatacaatcatTAACAGAT CATCATTAACTGGGACAGAATTAAACGTTATGGCAGAACAGGAAAGAGAAAAGGGAAATGAAGCTTTTAGAGCCGGGGATTACGAAGAAGCCCTTGAACACTATAACACGAGTATAAAGATTGATTCGAACATACTCGCGTACAACAATCGTGCGATGACAT TTATTAAACTTCGACGTTATCAAGACGCTTATGAAGATTGTAATTTTGTTATCAGCATGGATTCTACAAATATAAAAGCTCTTCTCCGACGAGCTGTGGCTTTAGAACATCTGGAAAAATCATCTCAA GCTCTAATAGATTATGAAGCAGTCTTAAAATTGGAACCTACTAATCCAGCCGCAATAGCGGGAGTGAAAAAGTTGAGAAAACCTAGCGAATCTAGGAAAGTACG AATGAACATCGAAGAACAAAAAGAAATTACAAATGAAGACCCAAAATTAAATGAAGTTCTAGAAAATAAGTATCGCGAGGCGCAATTCCAGTCAAaattaaatatagaaaatatatgtTACTGCAACAGAGTTCCAGGAGTGTCTCTAAATTTAAGTCCCAGACCACATTTTAAAACCAACTATTGTCTTGAAAACGAAGAAAAGTTCGtggtaaaaaataataattctaaaaaaTCCATTACGGCGAAAAATGCAACATTCTCTTTAAATTCTACGAATTTATTGCAAGAAAAAAGAAGTTCCCCTCCATTTACAAATCCAAAATCAATTTTCTCTTGCGCAATGCCTTCCAAACGAAATAACTCGGTTATTATCGAGGAACTATCAAGTGAACCTAGAAGTAATAATTCTGCAGATAATAAAAATAAGTCTAGTTACAAAACTACAAAGGAATATAATCTTAATATGTCAACTGCAAATAAACAATATGACTGTGAGAGTAAAAGGATATATAAATTAAATGCTAAGAATTTAAATACCGAAGTATCTCCGACAAAAATACGAATACCTGATAAATACGAAAATAAAACTAGTAAGTCGGAGAAATGTAATTTGAAG AATATTGATAATATCGAAAACGGATATGAATTTATGCGTGTATGGCAGTCATTGAAGAACGATACGAACTTAGAAATGCATGCTCAGTTGCTACGATCTTTGAACGTCGATAAGTTAGATGCAG TTCTAGGAAATGAACTGGATGGAAACATGTTCAGTATAATTCTACATTGTCTAGACCAGCATTTTTGCACTCCTGACGATACAAAATTGCTTAATGATTTTTTGAAATCGTTCAGTCAAATGAaacgattctcaattctgaatatgttCCTGAGTACAGAAGACAAACAAG ttataaaaaatatattgaatTTCTTGGAAGAACACGGGACGTCAGAAGTTTCGTCACTACGACAGATTTATTGCATCTAA